AGAAGAATTAAAAAATACTATTGCTGACATAAAGGCAATTTCTGAAAAAGAGACGCCGCCCCCAGCAAAAAAAATTAAGTTTTGTGCAAAATGTGGTTATAAGGAGTTTTGCTGGGCATGAAAAAAACTGTTTATATCTTTACAGACGGAGAACTTAAACGAAAGGACAACACTATTTGCTTAGAGACTTCTAATGGTAAGAAATATCTTCCTGTTGAAAATGTAGCTGAAATCTTGGTTTTTGGAGAAGTAACAGTAAACAAGCGTTTTCTCGAATTTCTCACTCAATCAGAAATAATTCTTCATTTTTTTAACCGATATGGTTATTATGTCGGCTCTTTTTATCCACGCGAACATCTAAACTCTGGTTACATGATTTTAAAACAGGCTGAATTTTATCTTGATAGGGATAAAAGATTTGTTCTTGCAAAAAAGTTTGTTTGGGGAGCTATAGAAAACATCAAAAAAGTCCTTACCTACTATCAGAATAGAGGAAAGAATTTAGAGGAAATTATTGATAAGGTTAACTCTATAAGTGATGGACTTGTAAGATGTAGAAATGTAGATGAGCTCATGGCTATTGAGGGAAATGTAAGAGAGCAGTATTACCATGCTTTCGATAGAATCCTTAATAAGGAACATTTTGTTTTTGAAGCCCGCAGTAAAAGACCACCAAAAAATAGATTAAATGCTCTTATAAGTTTTGGGAATTCGCTTCTTTATACAGTTTGTCTAAGCGAGATTTATAGAACTCATCTTGATCCAAGGATTGGGTTTCTTCATACTACTAACTTTAGGAGGTTTAGTCTTAATCTTGATGTAGCTGAAATTTTTAAGCCAATTATTGTGGATAGAGTGATTTTTAATTTGGTTAACAAGTCTATTATTAAATCTCAACATTTTGAGAGTAAACTTGACGGTATTGTGTTAAATGAAAAGGGGAAACAGGTGTTTATTAAAGAATTTGATGAAAAATTAAAAACAACGCTTTATCATAAAAGATTAAAAAGAAAGATATCTTACAGAAGTTTAATTCGTTTAGAGTTGTATAAGATTGAAAAACACTTAATGGGAGACGAAGAATATAAACCTTTTATAAGTGAATGGTAGGCAATGTATGTGATTTTAGTGTATGATATTAATGAAAAAAGAGTGCAAAAAGTGTTAAAGATTTGTAGAAAATTTTTGCATTGGGTACAAAATTCAGTTTTTGAAGGAGAGATTACAGAAGCAAAACTTTTCAAGCTAAAACAGCAGCTTAACCATGTTATAGATCCTGAAGAAGATTCGGTGGTTATATATACGTTTTTAACTGAGAAGTATTCAAGAAGGGAGATTTTAGGAAAGAACAAAGCGGTTACGGATGTGATTATATAAAATTTCTGTCGATCTTAGATAATGTAAAAGTTCTTGGGGATAGACGAAGGGCAAGATATTAGATTAAATCTTGACAAGCTGGATTTTGGAGTGGTAATTTTTTAAAAAAAGGAATTAGTTCTTTGACAATTGAATAATAGATTTTATAATATTTTAAATGGGTTTTGAGCCTACCTACAAGGAATTGAAACCTCCTGTTTTTCCTGAGTATTCAGCTCTTATTGACCCGGTTTTGAGCCTACCTACAAGGAATTGAAACTCAAGAGACTTGTAATAATTGTCCATCTGGATATGTTTAGTTTTGAGCCTACCTACAAGGAATTGAAACGTGCTTGGTATGATGTTTTAGAGGTTTATGTAGATGGTTTTGAGCCTACCTACAAGGAATTGAAACTAAGCAATTTTCTCAACATCTTTTATCCCCACCTCCGTGTTTTGAGCCTACCTACAAGGAATTGAAACTTTCCAGCCTTTTCCCATCTATTTCGTCCTCAAAAAGTTTTGAGCCTACCTACAAGGAATTGAAACCAAACTACTACCTTCTCCCCCAAATAATTAAAATAAGTTTTGAGCCTACCTACAAGGAATTGAAACGAAGAAGAGGTAGCTCAAAAATTAGGTATTAAAAAATGTTTTGAGCCTACCTACAAGGAATTGAAACGTTCAATACGACACATAGAAGGCTTGTGGGAACTATACGTTTTGAGCCTACCTACAAGGAATTGAAACAGGAAAAAGAAGGATAATTCTTCGGTGGAAAAATAACGTTTTGAGCCTACCTACAAGGAATTGAAACTGAATTTGTAATGAAAAGATGAAGCGAGATGTTTTTGTTTTGAGCCTACCTACAAGGAATTGAAACTGAGAACTGGAAATTATCAGTATTCAGTGCCTGAGATGTTTTGAGCCTACCTACAAGGAATTGAAACATCTATCTGTTTAGGTATCTGAAATTCAATCATTCCGGTTTTGAGCCTACCTACAAGGAATTGAAACTTTACCATGAAGGACCCCACTGATCATTCGGGAAATCGTTTTGAGCCTACCTATAAGGAATTGAAACACCGCTCCCTTTCCTATCCGAGCCAACTCAAAAGAGAGTTTTGAGCCTACCTATAAGGAATTGAAACCTTTAAACTTCCCAATCCAAGGCACAGGAGCCGAATGTTTTGAGCCTACCTATAAGGAATTGAAACACTGTTTAAATTTCTTGCTTGCCTCTTGACTATATTGGTTTTGAGCCTACCTATAAGGAATTGAAACCCCTCAGGTAATCTTGTCCTGAGAACAAAGTGTATGGGTTTTGAGCCTACCTATAAGGAATTGAAACGTTTCACCGTTCAATTCTTGCATATATCTAATTAGGTTTTGAGCCTACCTATAAGGAATTGAAACGAAGATAGCCCAGACCCAGAGCATCCACAGTGCATAAGTTTTGAGCCTACCTATAAGGAATTGAAACATGAGTCTCTTGACATTTTCTAAAAATATGTTAAAAGTTTTGAGCCTACCTATAAGGAATTGAAACATATTAATATACACAACACGTTGCCCTGCTTTATCAGTTTTGAGCCTACCTATAAGGAATTGAAACATTACTCCTTATTTGCCCTTACATGCTTACAGAAGGCTCGATAATTGAAGGAGACTTTTGGCCTGAGCCTGTTGAAGTCAAAAGAGTAGAAGAGGTAGAGGATGGATACCGCATCGTTGGTTCAACGATAATTTCCCGTCAGCATGTAGATGATTTCATCGCCTTTTCAGACCTTCCAAAGATAAAAACTAAAGAATTCTTGTTAAGTTTTACTCAACCGGGCTCTGAAGCCTTTTTAGCCCTTGAGGCTCTTCGGTTTAGGTATGCTTCCCTTTTTGACCCCTTGCTTGCTGTAAACGTCTCCAAAGTCGAGCCCCTACCCTTTCAGATTGAAGCTGTCTATGGCTATATCCTAAAGCTTCCTCATATAAGGTTTCTTCTTGCTGACGACCCCGGGGCAGGAAAGACTATCATGGCTGGTCTTGTGATAAAAGAGTTAAAGCTTAGAGGGCTTGCTAGGCGAATCCTCATCGTTGTCCCAGGTCATCTAAAAGATCAATGGTTAAGAGAATTGCAAGAAAGGTTTAAAGAAACCTTTGTAGTCTTTGATAGATACACTTTAAACGCCTCCTACGGAGATAACTTTTTACTTCGGAATAATCAAGTCATAACCTCTATGGACTTTGCTAAACAAGAAGAGATCTTACCCCTTTTTGCTTCCTCTCATTGGGACCTAACCATCGTTGACGAAGCCCATAAAATGGCAGCCTACAGATACGGTGAAAAAGTTGAAAAAACGCAAAGGTATAAATTAGGGGAAACCCTTTCAAAAACCTCTACCCATCTGCTCTTTCTTACAGCAACCCCTCACAAAGGGGACCCAGAGAATTTTCGCCTACTTCTTGACCTACTTAAACCTGGATTTTTTGCAACTTCTGAGATGGTTGAAGCCTCCTTAAGAGACCAAGATAACCCTCTTTTTATAAGACGGCTTAAAGAAGACCTAAGAGATTTTGAAGGCAAGCCGTTATTTACCAATCGCTATCCTAAAACCATTAAGTTCACGCTTTCTGACGAAGAAAGAGAGCTTTACCAAGAGCTTTCTCAGTATGTCGTTGAGCAATACAACAAAGCTTTGACCCTTGATAAAAAGAGAAACATTGGTTTTGCCCTTCTAATACTTCAGAGAAGAATGGCCTCAAGCACTTATGCCCTCCTTAAATCCCTTGAGAGAAGAAAAAACCGTCTTGAAGACCTGCTTAAAAGCCCTGAGCTTGATAAAAAACTTACTAATTTAGAAGACTTTGAAGAAGTAGAAGATTATCAGGAAAAAGAAAGATGGAAAATAGAAGAAAAATGGGAAACAATTAGCTTAGCAAGAAACAAAGAAGAGCTAAGAAGAGAGATTTGGACAATTGAGAGACTAATAGAAAAAGCTAAAGAAATATTAGCAGAAGAAAAGGAAGTAAAACTATCTGAATTAAAGAAGGCTATTGAAGAGGGGTTTAGAAAGCTAAAAGAAGTTGGCGGAAACGAGAAAATTTTGATTTTTACAGAATCTAAGGACACTTTAGAATATCTTGTAAACAAAATTAAATCGTGGGGATACTCTATCAACTATATTCATGGTGGAATGGATTTAAGAGAAAGAGTGGAAGCAGAAAGAGTGTTCAGAGATAAAACACAAATTATGGTAGCAACAGAGGCAGCTGGTGAAGGTATAAACCTTCAATTCTGCAATCTTATGATAAATTACGACATTCCTTGGAACCCAAACCGCCTTGAACAAAGAATAGGAAGGATACACCGGTATGGACAACAGAAAGATGTATTTATCTTCAATCTTGTAGCGATTGACACGATAGAGGGAAGAATTTTATCCAAACTCTTCGACAAGCTTGAAGAAATTAAAGAAAAACTTGGTAGCGATAGAGTATTTGACATAATAGGTGAGGTCTTCTTAGGGAAAAATCTGTATCAATTGATCGTAGAGGCTGTAGTGCAGGCAAAAACTTTGGATGAAATCATAAAAGAAATAGACATAGAAGTTGATGAAGAATATATTAGGAAAGTTAAGTCAGCCTTGGGAGAAAGTTTAGCTACAAAGTTTATAGATTATACAAGGATAAAGGAACTTTTTGAAAAGGCAAAAGAAAATAGGCTTATTCCTGAGTATGTAGAAGAATTTTTCAAGAAAGCGTTCACAAAAGCAGGAGGAAGCTATCATATCAGAAAAGATGGTTTTATCAGCTTAGAGGCTCTTCCTTTTGAGCTAAAAAACATAGCTCAGAAACAAAACATAACTCTTGCCAAATATCCTAAGGCAACCTTTGATAAGGATAAAGCCTTTAAAAATCCTGATGCAGAATTTATCTCCTTTGGGCATCCGCTTCTTGAAACGCTTATAGATTGGGTACATCAAACCTTTCTAAACAATCTTCAAAAGGGAGCTATGTTTGAAGACCCAGACGGAAAATATAACGGTATCATTTGGTTCTTTGAAGGGGAAGTAAAAGATGGAAAAGGAGAAACAGCAGGAAAGAGGATCTTTGCCATCTACGATGATATGGAAAAAAACTTTACCGAAATAAACCCAGCGGTTATCTGGGACCTAATTCCAATAGATAATCCAACTGAAGTGCCAAACTTAGAAAATCTTAATTCGAGAAAAGAGAATACTAAAAACTTTGCTCGACAACTAATAATGAAGTATAAAAAAGAAATTGAAGAAGAAAGGACAAGGCAAGCTGAAATAAAAGAAAAATACGGTATCAAATCTTTAGAATATCTCATCGATAAGCTAGATGAAGAACTTGTTGTGCTGTATGAAAGAGAGGATAAAGGAAAAGAGGTAAGGTTAGCTATCCAAAACAAAGAAGAAAGAAAAAAATATTATCAAAAGGCTTTAGATGAGCTTAAAGAAGAAATAAAAAGGGAAAAAACTTTGACCATAACTTGGCCTCAGTTCAAAGGGGCAATCTTAGTTAAACCTAAAAAAACAGACCAAATGGTTAGCGATGAGGAAATAGAAAGAATAGGTATGGAAATTGCGATGGAATACGAAAGAAGTCAAGGAAGGGAGCCTGAAGATGTGTCAAAAGAAAACCTTGGGTTTGACATTAGGTCAAGAGGAAAAGATGAGATAAGATACATTGAGGTAAAGGCAAGAAAAGATGAGGGAGATGTAGCATTAACCGTCAACGAATGGCTTAAGGCAAAACGCTTTAAAGAAAACTACTGGCTCTACATAGTTTGCAACGCCATCACCAATCCAACTCTATACATCATTAACAACCCTGCGGAGAATTTGAAAGTTCAAGATAAGGTAGAAGTAGTAAGGTTTATTGTTCCGTTAGAAGAATGGAAGAAAAAAGGAGAGAGGGCATAAGGATGAAAGAGCAAAAGAGCTTTATTGAAGTTACCTTCCCTATAAAAGAGGTTAGCGAAGAGTCAGCAAGGGAGAAGAACATAAGGCATGGGCATATTTCAACCTTACATATCTGGTGGGCAAGGCGTCCTCTTGCCTCATCAAGGGCAACAACTTATGCTGCCCTAATTCCTTACCCATCAACGGAAAAGGAAGCTAAGGAAAAGGCTAAATTCATCGTTGAGCTTTCTAAATGGGAAAATTCTCTAAAAGAGGACCTTATCCAAAAGGCAAGGGAAGACATTCTTAAGACAAACGGTGGGAAGCCTCTACGCGTGTTAGACCCCTTTTCTGGCGGTGGCTCAATTCCCTTAGAGTGCTTAAGGCTTGGGTTAGAGACCCATGCGGTGGAGTATAATCCCGTTGCGGTCCTTATTCTAAAATGCACCCTTGAGTATCCTCAAAGGTATGGAAGACAAAACAAGGTTAAAAAAGATGAAGGCTTGTTCAATTTTGAAAAAGAAGAAAGTCCGCTTATTGCGGATGTCAGGAAATGGGGGGAGTGGGTTTTAGAGAAAGCAAGAGAGGAGATAGGAAAGTTTTATCCTGCAGATGAGGACGGCTCAGTCCCAGCAGGTTATATCTGGGCAAGGACAATACCTTGTCAAAACCCCTCTTGCGGAGCAGAAACTCCGCTTATGCGCCAGTTTTGGCTTGCAAGAAAGGAAAATAAGATGATTTCGCTCTATCCTTTTGTTCATGAAGGAAGGGTTGAGTTTGCTATAGTGAAGAAAAACGGAGATGAATGGCAGGTAGTAGAGAGCTCTATCCCTGGATTTAGCCCGAAGGTTCCCTTTAACTTTGAGCCAGAAAAGGGGACGGTTTCTCGAGCCATCGCCGTTTGCCCTGTCTGCGGGGGCATGGTTGATGACAAGCAAGTAAGAAGGCTTTTTCAAGAAGGGAAGGCTGGGCAAAGGATGGTAGCCGTTGTCTTAAGTAGACCTCAAGGCAAAGCCTACAGGTTAGCAACTAAAAGAGATGTCGAATTTTATAGAAAAGCGGAAGAATATTTGGAGGAAAAGAGGGAAAAGCTCTGGGAAGAGTGGGGAATTGACCCTGTGCCGGATGAAGAAATTGATCCAAATTCATTAAAGCCGAGAACAATGTGGCTATATGGGATGAGTAGATGGGGCGACCTTTTCAACTCCCGCCAAAAGTTAGCGCTGATTACCTTTACTGAAAAGGTCCGTCTTGTGTATAATAAAATGATAGAAGAGGGATACGATAAAGATTACGCTAAGGCGGTTGTGAGTTATTTGGGCTTGGGAGTAAACAGGTTGGCAATTTATGCTACCACTTTTGGATATTGGCATAACACCAGGGAATTAGTAAATCCAGGTATGGGTAGACAAGCTCTAGCTATGACATGGGATTATTCGGAAGTCAATCCTTTTGGTGGTAATGCTGACTGGGAATCTGCTATAAGTTGGATTATTTACGTCCTCTCCCACCTCACCCAAATCCCACCGGTGGAGACTGAGGAATGATGGATAAAGAGACCGCAAAAAAGGTTTTAGAGATAATGCTTACCGCTGATGGGGGATGCGAATATTGCGTTAGAAACCTTTATCTGCAGTTCATAAAGGAATTCCCGCAGTATTCTTACCTTGCCAGAAAGCTTTATAGGAAAACCTTTAATCAAGAGCTTGTAACCGAAGATATGGCAGAAGATATAATAAAAGAGGTCATCAATGAGACATTAAAAGCATACAACTTGGAAGGGGAAAAGATAATTCTTTTTGGGTCAAGAGCAAGGGGCACCCAAAGAAAAGACAGCGATTGGGATATTCTTGTTGTTGTAAAACAACCTGTTGCTAAAGAAACCAAACAGAAATTATTTAAAGAAATTACCGAAAGGCTTTCCTATTACTTAATTCCTTGTGATGTGATAATAAAATCAGTTAAGGATCTTGAGTTTTACAAGAACTTTTATGGAACTGTCACTTATGAAGCCTTAAAAGAAGGGCACTCTTGAGGTTATAAAAAATGAAAACAATTGAAGAAATAAAGAGAATACTTGCGGAGCATAAATCAGAAATAAGAGAAAAATATGGAGTAGTAATAGTTGGCATCTTTGGGTCCTATGCAAGAGGAGAACAAAAGGAAACAAGCGATATAGATATTATCGTAGAACTTGATAGACCAGTTGGATTAGATTTTTATGAATTTTGGGACTACATTGAAAATCTTTTTGGAACAAAAGTAGATGTTTTAACACTAAGCGCACTTAAACAGAAACCTTTGCTTTGGGAAAAAGTAAAGGACAATATTGTCTATGTCTAAACCTAATAGGGATTGGAAACTATTAATCTTAGACATTTTAGAAAGTATCAATAAGATTGAAAGGTATACTGAAGGAATGGATTACGAGCTTTTTGAAAAGGCAGAACAAACTAAGGATGCTGTAGTAAGAAATCTTGAAATAATAGGAGAAGCCTCAAGCAAAATCCCTAAAGATATACAACAAAAATACAACCATATCCCTTGGGGTAAGATAATAGCAATGCGAAACAGAATGATCCATGGCTACTTTACTATAGATTATCGTATTGTTTGGAAAATTATAAAAGAAGACTTACCTGAGCTTAAGGAACAGTTAGAACAAACTCTAAAAAAGGAGAAAGGATGAAGAAAATCATAATCCCCACAGTCCTTCAAGCCTCAGCAACAGAACTACCTTATCCAGATAACTACTTTGACGCCGTCTTCACCGACCCGCCCTATTATGATAATATCAATTATGCAGAACTTTCTGACTTCTTTTATGTTTGGCTAAAAAGGAGTATAGGAGATCTATACCCAGAATTATTTTCTACCCCATTGGTTCCTAAGAGTAAAGAAATTGTAGCAAATCCGGTAAGACATGGAGGAGAAGCAAAAGCAAAAGAATTTTTTGAAACTATGCTCAAAAGAGCCTTCCAGGAAATTTACCGGGTTTTAAAGCCAAACGGTATAGCGGTAATTGTTTACACCCACAAGTCAACTTCTGGTTGGGAAACAATGATAAACTCCCTTTTAGACTCAGGGTTAGTGCCTACGGCAAGCTGGCCTATTGATACTGAGATGAAAACCAGATTAATAGCTAAAGATTCTGCCGCCCTTGCTTCATCCATCTACATAGTTTGTAGGAAGATGGAAAGGGAAGATATTGGATGGTTTAGCGATGTGAAAAAGGAGATAAGAGAAAGGATTTTTAACAACCTCCTTTGGGAAGAAGGTATTGCTGGACCAGATTTTTTTATTGCCTGCATAGGGTCAGCCATAGAAGTTTTTGGCAGGTATAAAAAAGTTATGGATTACGAAGGAAATGTGATAAGGGCAGATAAGCTTCTTGAGTTTGTGCGAGAGGTGGTAACCGAGTATGCAATAAAGCAGATTTTACACAATGGCATTGCTGGAGAGCTTTCAGCTTTGACTAAGTTTTACATCCTTTGGAGATGGTCTTTTAGGGAAGCTAAGGTTGAGTTTGACGAGGCAAGAAAGCTTGCCCAAAGCATAGGCGTTCATTTAGAAAGAGTATGGAATAGAAGCTTCATCAAAAGGGATAGAAACTACATAAAGGTTCTTGGTCCACAAGACAGAAGATTAGAAGACATTGAAAACATGAGAGAAAAAGATTTGATAGATGTTTTGCATCAAGTTTTGCTCCACTGGTCTAAAGGAAGACGAGATGAGATGAAGAGGGTACTTAAAGAGACTGGATATGGTGAGAATGATGCCTTTTACCGAGTTGCTCAAGCTGTATCCGAAACTTTACCAAACGACAGCAAAGAAAAGAAGCTTCTTGATGGCTTTTTATCAGGGAAAGATAGGCTTATATTGGAAATAAAAGATATAAAGGACAAACAAGGGAGGTTGTTATAAATGAGACCTTTTACTACAGTTGCTGTACCTCATGATGATATCTTAAAAGAGAAACTTACGATGGATGTATTTGCCGCTGACCTATGGCAAGTCTATAAAGGATCTGCTCCAGCCGAATATCAAGACCCAAGAGAGTTTTTTAGGAAGACCTTTTTGACAAAAGGAATGTCTTACTTAATTGATGTGGTAAGGAAAAGGCTTGAAGGAAGGGGTGGGGACTCGGTTATACAGCTTCAGACACCTTTCGGCGGTGGAAAAACCCATTCTTTGATAGCTTTATACCACAAAGCAAAGACAGAATTCAACGCTAAGGTAGTTGTTCTCAGCGGAACTGCATTTGACCCAAGAGACACTTTCTTGTGGGAAGAAATAGAAAGACAACTGACAGGTAAAGTTGATATTTTAAAGGGTAATATATCACCTGGTAAAGAGAAGTTAAGAAAAGTATTAGAAAATCATCAACCTTTATTAATCCTTATGGATGAAATTCTTGCATATACTATCAAAGCTGATGGAGTTAAGGTTGGGAATACTACTTTAGGAGATCAAACCCTGTGTTTTATACAAGAGCTTACTGAGACTTTGTCAACATTATCTAATGCTGTATTAGTTTTTACTTTACCTTCTAGTCTGCTTGAACATTTTGATGAAAAAGGAGAAAAAAGATTTCAACAACTTCAAAAATTTGTTGGAAGGATGGAAAAGGTTCTTACACCGATTGAAGACGAAGAGGTTGCCCATGTAATAAGAAAAAGACTTTTTAAGTATGTTGATGAGAGCTTAGCTGAAGAAATAATCCAGGAGTTTACTGATTATGCAGAAAGAGAAGGCTTTTTAAAAATGGACAAAGTTTTATACAAGCAAAGATTTAAGGCCAGCTATCCTTTTCAACCAGAGGTTATTGATGTTTTATACAAAAGATGGGGCTCTTTCCCAACCTTTCAGAGAACAAGAGGAGTTTTAAGGCTCCTTGCCCTTGTTGTTAAGTCTTTAAAAGATTCAAACTTACCTTTTATCAGCCTTGGGGACATTGATCTATCCAACGAAGAAATTAGAAGAGAGCTTATTAAACATATTGGGTCTGAATATGATAGCGTAATAGCAGCTGACATTACTTCTTCAAACTCTGGAGCTAAAAAAGTAGACGCCTCTCTTGGATTATCCTATTTATCCTTTAGATTGGGCACAAAAATTGCAACAACCATTTTCATGTATTCTTTTTCAGGTGGACCAGAAAAGGGCGCAACTCTTAGTGAAATTAAGCTTTCCTGTGCAAGACCAGAATTTCAAAGTAGCATAATTGTTGAAGCTTTAGAAAAGTTAAGAAATACTCTTTTCTACCTTTCTGACTCCGAAAGCATATATCTTTTCACAAATAAGCCGAACCTTAATCGCATTCTTCTTATCAAGATGGACGGGATAAGTGAAGCAAGATTAATTGAAGAGGAAGAACATTTGTTAAAGCAGGTATTTAAAAAATCTGAACACTTTGATATATATATTTGCCCAAAACATACAAGGGACATACCAGACTCAGAAAAACTTAAGCTTATTATCATGGAAAGCAATAATCCAACAATGATCAAAGAATTCATAGAAACATATGGAGAGAGACCACGAGTTTACCGAAATACTATGATTTTTCTTTGTCCTCTGGAGGGAGAAAAAAGTAAGATTTTGGATATGTTAAGAAAGAAATTAGCCTGGGAAGAAATAGAGAAGGATAAAAATCTTGAGCTCACACCAGACCAAAAAGAAAGAGTAAAAGAAAATATCAAAACCCTTAATGAAGGTATAAAAGAGAGAATTAAGTCAGTATACAGAATTGTATTCTTACCGAATAAAGATGAGCCAGAAAGAATAGATTTGGGAGCTCCTACATATATAGGAAAAAAAGAATATACGGATGAAATCTATACCAGGTTAAAAGAGGAGGGTAAAATTCT
Above is a genomic segment from Thermodesulfobacterium commune DSM 2178 containing:
- a CDS encoding ATP-binding protein → MRPFTTVAVPHDDILKEKLTMDVFAADLWQVYKGSAPAEYQDPREFFRKTFLTKGMSYLIDVVRKRLEGRGGDSVIQLQTPFGGGKTHSLIALYHKAKTEFNAKVVVLSGTAFDPRDTFLWEEIERQLTGKVDILKGNISPGKEKLRKVLENHQPLLILMDEILAYTIKADGVKVGNTTLGDQTLCFIQELTETLSTLSNAVLVFTLPSSLLEHFDEKGEKRFQQLQKFVGRMEKVLTPIEDEEVAHVIRKRLFKYVDESLAEEIIQEFTDYAEREGFLKMDKVLYKQRFKASYPFQPEVIDVLYKRWGSFPTFQRTRGVLRLLALVVKSLKDSNLPFISLGDIDLSNEEIRRELIKHIGSEYDSVIAADITSSNSGAKKVDASLGLSYLSFRLGTKIATTIFMYSFSGGPEKGATLSEIKLSCARPEFQSSIIVEALEKLRNTLFYLSDSESIYLFTNKPNLNRILLIKMDGISEARLIEEEEHLLKQVFKKSEHFDIYICPKHTRDIPDSEKLKLIIMESNNPTMIKEFIETYGERPRVYRNTMIFLCPLEGEKSKILDMLRKKLAWEEIEKDKNLELTPDQKERVKENIKTLNEGIKERIKSVYRIVFLPNKDEPERIDLGAPTYIGKKEYTDEIYTRLKEEGKILEKISPRLLKEKYLKIKDYVQTKNILDSFYKIPGELRIKNKEVLARAIKEGIRLGEFGLGYLEDGKIECKYYKTDGEPYFEETEVLIKKELCEVEKNEYKPEPIYDQPETPGKGAEKVKEPSSSHIVIIEPSTTLLKYRQLSLKLSISSGKLSDVVKTINFIKQKFSNVEIKIEISAKNGEILKTEYEDKIKEAINQLGLEIEDEKIE